The Larimichthys crocea isolate SSNF chromosome X, L_crocea_2.0, whole genome shotgun sequence genome segment TTTCTAATCCTGAAACATCCGTAGGTTATTTAGCTGTGTGAACATGGAATAACAGCAGAGGTTCTTTTGTCCCTTATGTAACTTTGTAAAGAAATTGGATTAAAGCTTCAAATGTCCTGCTGATTAGTGGAACAGCTCACAGTTAGAGGACTGgacttgtgattttttttggttgcaaaacatatttttgccCCAGATGGGAATACATTATTCATGCTTTTGCAATTTTACATACGTTGTGCTTCGAACTTGTTTTGTTGACGGTGCATTAAATAAGTATAGATACCCAAGTGAACAAAACTGCACTGTGGTACAGCCTGTCAAGATGAAAATGTAAGGAGCAGGTGCAGGGATGAGGAGCGCAGCAGAATTTGGCTTGCCACACGATTTGTCTAAAGTACGGGGACTGTCAAAGGAAAGTGGCACATAATTGGTCAAGTCTGACAGATTATTCCAATCTCTTTCCAATCAGACCATGATCGAAGCCCACGTGGACGTCAAGACCACCGACGGCTACCTCCTGCGTCTGTTCTGCGTGGGTTTCACAAAGAAGCGCACCAACCAGATCAGAAAGACCTCCTACGCCCAGCACCAGCAGGTCCGCCAGATCCGCAAGAAGATGATGGAGATCATGACCCGTGAGGTTCAGACCAACGACCTGAAGGAAGTCGTCAACAAGCTGTAAGTCGTGTAGCTTCTCTAGCTGCTGAATGACAGTTTGATCAAGGCTTTGACATCATAAGGCAGCTTACCTAATTGTATTAAATGTTCAAGATAAGCCTTAGCTTGTTTTAGATGGACGACTAATGGATGTCATGTAAGAGTGTCATGTTGTGATTGCCCGTTGCATTAACATGTTGTGTATTGTGTCATTCCAGGATCCCTGACAGTGTTGGCAAGGACATCGAGAAGGCCTGCCAGTCCATCTACCCTCTACACGACGTCTACGTCCGCAAGGTCAAGATGCTTAAGAAGCCCAAGTTTGAGTGTAAGTAACACATGGCTATAACACTTTCATTTTGCATCTGTGGGAACACGTGATGACTGTTTCGGTCCCATATGATCTCTGATTACTCTTTTGATATCAGCTGACGTTCCCTCAAAAGAACCTGCTGCTCTGTCGAAATAATGCAGGCTTGCACGTCTTAACGTCCTGCTGCTTAAATTTGCCAGTGCACTCTTGACCTTTGTTTTTATAAGCCGTAGTTAAaagctttttgtgttttctgtcacagtGGGCAAACTGATGGAGCTCCACGGTGAGGGCGGTGCCGGCGGTGCTGCAAAGGCAACCGGTGACGACACTGGAGCCAAGGTGGAGAGGGCTGACGGCTACGAGCCCCCCATCCAGGAGACAGTCTAAAAACACCCTgacagatttaataaaaaatgtaaatgaccACCAAACTGTACTGTTGTCCTTCAGTCTTGTACGTCTTTGTGCATTAAGTCGGATTGTGCATTATAAATCCATTTATTTAGTActtttcaaaacatgttttacaagagaaacagcaaaataaatgaagcaaaCAAACCTTAAAAAGCAGCATCAAATGTTTAGTTAATCCACAGGATCCCAATTCTACAATCTAGGTTATGAAACGTATTTTCAGGTATAAACCTTATGTACCAGATGTATTggaaatattttactttattttataatgtGATCAAGTGAGACAAACCACTAGATGGTGCAAATGTACAGGTGAAGAAGTGGTTTGTACATCAGCATCCAGTGTGTTTAAACTGCCAGTCAGCTTTACTCATAAATTATCAGTGAACActtaattataaattaaacatgttgCACTACTGAGATGAAATACTGCATTCCAGTTTGAGATATCTTCCGACTTTCACTGAATTACATCCGGTCAGATCTCATTTCAGTGTCCTTTTCTTGCATTGAAAGCCACGTGGTACTACGCCAGTACTTGCACATAGTTTTTAGGTACCATGGCCCGTTTCCCTCTCGAGTCACCCAAAAACCATTCTTCATCAATTGACTCCAGATTGGTTATAATGTCCCCAACCTGAAAAACAGAGGGAAGAAGTGAGTGTTGGCTGAGGTGCTTTAAATAGATACTTGTGCAACgggaaaataaatcactgtacCTTCAGAGAAAGTTCCTCATCACAGTCTGAGGCATAGTCGTACAAAGCCCTGGCTCTgctaccagcagcagcagctacctTGTACTGGTTATTAGAAGACTGTTGGCCTGTTGAAGAAAGCATATAATGAATTTAACAATGTTGACTGAGTAATACTGTCCACTGAGATGatgcttttctttcatttgaaataGGAAACTGAATTTCTTGGTCAGTccaaacaagcaatttgaagacTTCTAGTTCTACTTTTGGCTTACACGAAATAGTAATAGACACCCTTAATGTCCAAACAGTTCATCAAGAACTTTATTGGCAGATGGAGGCAATTGTACCATCACATTTGTGAGTAATTCAACACCTCATTTTCTCTACCAACCACATGGTAGTGCCCTAATACGCCTAAATACTTGTCTTTATTGACACCCTCATGATAAGTTCAATGATGGCAACAGATTGGAAGCGCTTAGTAATTTTGTCAGGTCAACAACGCACTGATGCCGTAAGAACGTCATACCTGCGCTGCTTTCAACAAAAGCGCTGGGGAATATGCCCTCTCGGCCGTTGAGCCGGCCGCAGCTCCACTCAGCGTCAATATGCTTTGAGATCAGGATGCGGTCGCCCTGTTGAAAGGACAAGTCGCTGTCTGAACTCCCAGTAAAGTCGTACAGAGCTACCACCCACTCCACACTGGATTGAGACGCCTACAGAGCGAGCAGGACGAAGAGAAGAAATCGCAAAGTTACTGATAAAAACCGGTGTTGTGCAACGGTAGAAAgctttatctgtctgttttacAGAACACATTGGGTCAGTTGCAAAAAGGAAACCAACATGAACCTCACTGATGCttctgtttatataaatattagtTACCTGAGCAGGTTTGGCAACTTCAGGGTGTGTATTTGGAGAGGCAACCATGCCTGTGGAAAGAAATGAAGGAAGTGGgtactaaaaatgaaaaatacaccCTCCAACGAaacggaaatataataaaagagGACAACCTGTGAGCACACTTCAGCATTTATCCTaaaatttgtgtgttttttgtgagaTAAGATTAAGTATTTGTCCACCAGATTGTAACCTTTTAGAAAGAACTATGATCTGGTACCAACTATAGGAAAAAATAAACTAACAGTTATTTCAGTTAGAGTTTAGTTTGTTGTGTTGAGTTTATGAGTGCTAGAAATCTGCAGATAATCTgcataaactaataaaatatgaagaagaaatgttttggaGATATTTCAGGGGAGGGACTCAGTATCAGTTGTCCTGACTATGGCCTGTTTTGCATGAGTGCGTTCAAGTTGTCGAGACGCCTTTTGTAAAcaactttttaattaaatatagcACAAATTCCTGGCATGCCACACAGAGAAATGCCAGCCGACCATGAAGGGAAAGGTCTCTACACTGATAGACACAgctgctcttctgttttttattcGAGGATCAAGAGAATGAAATGTTGGTGCAgtgtaaatattcacattttaaaagacatttcaacTCACTCTTGGTGGCCAAATCAGCACAGAGTATGAATGAATGGATTCGGTGCTTCCATGTAATCTTACCAGGCAGCGCCAACCTCGTGGACTGGGTCTGCTGCTGACTTGGAGGTGGAGGCAGATCTTCAATGATCTCAACAAAGTTCAGAGGGAAGATTCCAGTTAAGTTTCCAATCTGTCCACGAGCCCAGTCCTGTCCAACAAACTCCTTCAGCTGGATCACATCCCCCTCAGAGAACGACAGCTCATCGGTGTGCTCCCCCTCAAAGTCGAACCTCGCCACACATCTGGGACCACTTTAGGGGAGgcaacatttcaaacatcagATTAGTTTATTAGCGTTGTTTGTAAGAGTTAGTGCTAACTGTTTTATGATATAAAAACAGTACCTGACTGTTGCAGGTGGTGGCTTCGCTTTCCGTTCAGGGAGGGGCTTTGGTGAATTTGACTAAGTGGAGAAATGATAATGAAATGCTTTAATTCAGTGAATCATTAACCTCAGTACACATCTCTAAATTACTTCAGTGGGTTTCAATGGTTGAAACTTACCAGGACCTTGACATAATTGACGGGAAAGAAACCAGCAGATCCCCTACAGGTGCCTCTGTACCACTCACTGTCCACCTGCTCCACCATGGTCACGACATCTCCTGCTCGCAGACCCAGCTCTCCTGGaccctctgtgtgtgcagaacaAACAGTTCAGTTATTTATGGCATTATAATGATAACATGAACCCACTCAAAACCTCCAAATCCAATACTACAAATCATTTCAGAGACTGACTCATTATTTTCAGGCATTGTTTTGAACATTAATATGCATAAAATAATAGTTTGCCATTTTGTAAATAgacatatttacttttttaggCAACAGTGAGAAGATTATATCGATTTCGTATCTGTATGTTATGGATCTGGAGTCAGGAGGTGGTTAGTCTAGCCGTGCATAGCTTGTATAGTAgtctggttttatcaaaacattttgtttttaagtttctgtttgtgaataaataaataaccgaGATACAACATGTTAATAAAGGAGCATTAGTGGTGTTGGTAggcatatttttacatttctgactAAGC includes the following:
- the rps3a gene encoding small ribosomal subunit protein eS1 yields the protein MAVGKNKRLTKGGKKGAKKKIVDPFSKKDWYDVKAPAMFNIRNLGKTLVTRTQGTRIASDGLKGRVFEVSLADLQNDEVAFRKFKLITEDVQGKNCLTNFHGMDLTRDKMCSMVKKWQTMIEAHVDVKTTDGYLLRLFCVGFTKKRTNQIRKTSYAQHQQVRQIRKKMMEIMTREVQTNDLKEVVNKLIPDSVGKDIEKACQSIYPLHDVYVRKVKMLKKPKFELGKLMELHGEGGAGGAAKATGDDTGAKVERADGYEPPIQETV